One stretch of Schizosaccharomyces pombe strain 972h- genome assembly, chromosome: III DNA includes these proteins:
- the jmj4 gene encoding histone demethylase Jmj4 gives MSELSTYKGYSPKHGDKVPVLQNLNDLTPKDFYDKFIATRTPVIIKSSLPESDWKGYLWQQQDYLLSKIGDIVCKVEPIDPVSGTFGQGMSRNEMSIKEFFQKLKNGERLYLTTQYDESNEVLDGDDEVSLLVKSLCPHPTDGLLTDFSITPALMGNLVPQQCNLWIGKSENGTSSGLHHDFHDNIYAVISGYKRFVIISPDHANQLKLSGKISKIHPNGLISYEGEDCPQRSDGLTELDAAIAKTQFLEKKIGSLKELAVPQESIELLEAEYENEMDRVLQMQIGGPEEDWNDLEEGDAASLLDGSVGGDPESDILLNEGNDIEATSLQDTKPELPDHFTKVSVNGLHKFMGFDDAKNVDVDKDELSALAGTVPLVVDLEPGDMLYLPASWFHEVTSSSASSGGSDVHIAFNYWFHPPDNLEDFDHPYLDRNIWQAKRHLVGEAIDQLYATNKKNEKRPAEDDSPSQKKTCQ, from the exons ATGAGTGAATTATCAACCTATAAAG GATACTCGCCTAAACACGGAGACAAGGTTCCAGTGCTCCAGAACTTGAACGATTTAACACCTAAAGATTTTTATGATAAGTTCATTGCTACCAGGACTCCCGTCATCATTAAATCCTCCTTACCAGAGTCTGACTGGAAGGGTTACCTATGGCAGCAACAGGATTACTTGCTCTCTAAAATTGGTGATATCGTATGCAAGGTTGAGCCGATCGATCCTGTTTCTGGGACCTTTGGACAAGGTATGAGTCGAAATGAAATGTCCatcaaagaattttttcaaaaactaaaaaatggTGAACGACTTTATTTGACTACACAGTACGATGAATCCAACGAGGTTTTAGATGGAGATGATGAGGTTTCTCTTCTTGTTAAAAGTTTATGTCCTCATCCTACTGATGGTTTGCTTACCGACTTTTCAATAACCCCGGCATTAATGGGCAATTTGGTCCCCCAGCAATGCAATCTTTGGATTGGAAAAAGTGAGAACGGCACTTCTTCCGGTTTACACCATGATTTTCACGATAACATATATGCGGTCATTTCCGGATACAAGAGATTCGTAATTATTTCACCAGATCATGCAAATCAACTTAAACTCTCtggaaaaatttcaaaaatccaCCCTAATGGGTTAATTTCTTATGAAGGTGAAGATTGCCCTCAGCGCAGCGATGGACTCACTGAGCTTGATGCTGCAATTGCAAAAACacaatttttagaaaaaaaaattggttcTTTGAAAGAACTAGCGGTCCCTCAAGAAAGTATCGAACTATTGGAAGCTGAATATGAAAATGAGATGGACAGAGTTCTTCAAATGCAAATTGGCGGACCTGAAGAAGATTGGAATGATTTAGAAGAAGGAGATGCTGCTAGCTTGTTAGACGGATCAGTTGGCGGTGATCCGGAAAgtgatattttattgaatgaaGGAAATGATATTGAAGCAACTAGTTTGCAGGATACAAAACCCGAATTACCTGATCATTTTACCAAGGTGAGTGTTAATGGATTGCATAAATTCATGGGATTTGATGATGCTAAGAATGTTGATGTTGATAAAGATGAGCTTTCTGCTCTTGCGGGGACAGTTCCTCTAGTGGTGGATTTAGAACCTGGCGACATGCTTTATTTACCAGCAAGTTGGTTTCATGAAGTCACCTCTTCAAGCGCTAGTTCTGGAGGTAGCGATGTACATATTGCATTTAATTATTGGTTTCATCCTCCCGATAATCTTGAAGACTTTGATCATCCCTACTTGGATCGCAACATTTGGCAAGCCAAGCGTCATCTTGTTGGAGAGGCAATTGATCAATTGTATGCTACTAACaagaaaaacgaaaaaCGACCGGCAGAAGACGATTCACCTTctcaaaagaaaacttgTCAATAA